One Diadema setosum chromosome 8, eeDiaSeto1, whole genome shotgun sequence genomic window carries:
- the LOC140231458 gene encoding 3-phosphoinositide-dependent protein kinase 1-like, whose translation MASVNSAEYTDCNKHISHTSSVSRSCHQEAMSKGETQPQNIPRSSRPASGGSSFPTSPQSASSPSDAAARVKKQRADFKFGKILGEGSYSEVVLATEISTGRQYAIKVLEKKHILRERKEKCVIRERDILSKLDHPFFVKLYFTFQDANKLYFGLSLAKRGELLPYIKKLGSFDENSSRFYTSEIILALKYLHSRGIIHRDLKPENILLNEDMHIQITDFGTAKIIGTDDAEEGAVRANSFVGTAQYVSPELLTEKSATKSSDLWALGCIVYQLQAGLPPFRASNEYMIFQKIIKLEYDYPDGFSKKARDLVSKLLVIDPSKRLGCDECGGYPALQAHPFLDGVDWENLHKQKAPELKPCTVVDGKEIHSDYYLDDFDLESNPTSLSDYLKRIETPDRPRSPTRDNKYIVDLTSAERAKRLEKQRKENKWHQFVEGNLILKNGWVDKRKGLFARRRMLLLTEGPHLYYVDPENMVLKGEIPWSPQLRVEARNFKTYFVHTPNRTYYLIDPESDAVEWCQAIKEMYRHTYQQSI comes from the exons ACGGATTGTAATAAGCACATCAGCCATACATCATCGGTGAGTCGGTCATGTCACCAAGAAGCCATGTCCAAGGGCGAGACGCAACCGCAGAATATCCCCCGCTCTAGCCGGCCAGCTAGCGGGGGCAGCTCCTTCCCCACCAGTCCCCAGTCAGCCTCCTCTCCCAGCGACGCGGCGGCGCGGGTGAAGAAGCAGCGCGCCGACTTCAAGTTCGGCAAGATCCTGGGGGAGGGCTCATATTCAGAA GTTGTATTAGCAACAGAAATATCAACTGGCAGGCAATATGCAA TCAAAGTACTTGAGAAAAAGCACATACTCAGGGAACGGAAGGAGAAATGCGTCATACGGGAGCGCGACATTCTCAGCAAGCTGGATCATCCGTTCTTCGTCAAACTGTACTTCACATTTCAAGACGCGAATAAGCTGT ACTTTGGTTTGAGTTTAGCAAAGCGGGGAGAGCTACTTCCATATATCAAGAAGCTGGgctcatttgatgaaaattcgtcACGATTCTACACTTCGGAGATTATCCTTGCCCTGAAGTATCTGCACAGCCGTGGAATCATTCAcag AGATCTGAAGCCAGAGAATATACTGCTCAATGAGGACATGCACATACAAATCACTGACTTTGGGACGGCAAAAATAATCGGTACTGACGATGCCGAAGAAGGAGCCG TCCGTGCAAATTCGTTCGTCGGGACAGCACAATATGTATCCCCAGAACTCCTCACTGAGAAATCCGCAACGAAAAG ctCTGATTTGTGGGCTCTTGGCTGTATAGTCTATCAACTACAAGCAGGTCTACCTCCATTTAGAGCAAG CAATGAGTACATGATATTCCAGAAGATTATCAAGCTAGAATACGACTACCCTGATGGCTTCTCAAAGAAAGCGCGGGATCTGGTGTCGAAACTCTTG GTTATTGACCCCAGTAAGCGGCTAGGTTGCGACGAGTGTGGGGGCTACCCCGCCCTGCAGGCACATCCGTTCCTCGACGGGGTGGACTGGGAGAACCTCCATAAGCAGAAAGCTCCGGAGCTCAAGCCCTGTACCGTTGTGGATGGGAAGGAGATTCACAGCGATTACTAT CTGGATGACTTTGACTTGGAGTCCAATCCGACCAGCCTCAGCGATTACCTGAAACGCATCGAAACCCCAGACAGACCGCGCAGCCCGACGCGGGACAACAAGTACATCGTGGACCTGACGTCCGCAGAGCGGGCCAAGCGGCTAGAGAAGCAGCGCAAGGAGAACAAGTGGCACCAGTTTGTGGAGGGCAACCTCATCCTGAAGAACGGCTGGGTGGATAAGCGGAAG GGTCTGTTTGCGAGGAGGAGAATGCTACTACTAACGGAAGGCCCCCACCTCTACTATGTCGACCCAGAGAACATGGTCTTAAAGGGGGAAATCCCTTG GTCACCACAGCTGAGAGTAGAAGCTAGGAATTTCAAGACGTACTTCGTGCATACA CCAAATCGGACATACTACCTGATCGATCCAGAGAGTGATGCCGTCGAGTGGTGCCAGGCCATTAAAGAGATGTACAGGCATACATATCAACAGTCTATATAA